Genomic DNA from Erythrobacter aureus:
CATTTCATGCGCCAGAGCCGCGCGGATCACGCCGGCATTGTTGATGAGCCCGTCGAGGTCCCCGAACCGGTCGATCGTCCCGGCGACCAATTCGTCGACTTCCGATTCGACAGCCACATTGCTCGCAAAGCAGGCGAGGTTGGGGCTGTCGATTTCGTCGCGCGCCTGCTCGAGTGCTTCGGCATTGATGTCGACCAAGGCGATGTTGGCCCCCCGCGCGAGGCCGAATTCGGCAAGGGCACGGCCCACACCCTGGGCGCCGCCGGTTACGATAATCGTACGGCCTTCGAGGCCGAAAGCGTCGGTCATAGTTTTTCTCCGGATTGGGGTGAAAGTCAGCAGGTGCCGATTACGGAAATGCTGCAGACGTTCTTGTTCGGGAAACCACCGAGATTGTGCGTCAGTCCCAGCTTCGGCGTGTCCAGTTGCCGGTCGCCCGCCTGGCCGCGAAGCTGGAGATAGATTTCATAGACCATGCGCAGGCCGGTTGCCCCGATCGGATGGCCGAAGCACTTGAGGCCCCCATCGAGATTGCAGGGCACTTTCCCATCGGCGTCATAGGTCCCGGCCAGGACGTCGCGCCAGCCTTCGCCGGGCTTGGACAGTCCGAGATCTTCCATCGTGACCAGTTCGGTTACCGAGAAACAATCGTGGACTTCGATGAGATCGAGTTCCTCGCGCGGGTTTTCGATCCCCGCCTCGCGATAGGCGCGCTGTGATGCCAGGCGTGTCGTCAGAGCGTAGCTACCGTCCCATCCATCGAAACCGATTTCCGAACCATTGCTGAGCGCGAGCTGCATCGATTTGACCGTTACCATCGGCCCTTCGCCGACCAGCTTTTCGGCAATTGCCGGAGTGGTTACGATCGCGCAGGCCGAACCGTCGCTCACCCCGCAGCAATCGAACAGGCCGAGCGGATAGGCGATCATCGGCGCGTTGAGGATCTTGTCCTTGTCCACGCGCTTGCGCAGATGCGCCTTGGGGTTCTTGGCGCCGTTCTCGTGGCTCTTCCACGAGACATGCGCCATCGCCTCCTTGAGCTGCTCCATATCGATGCCGTGCGCCTCGACATAGGAACTGGCGAACTGCGCGAAACTGCCCGGAGCGGTGACACTGGGGAACCATAGATCCTCGAAGGTGCCCTTGGTCCTCTCCGGCAGGCCGCCATAGCCGGTGTCCTTGAGCTTCTCGACACCGAGCGCCAAGGCAACATCATAGGCGCCGGACGCCACACCATAGACCGCGCCGCGCAGGGCTTCGGTGCCCGTGGCGCACATATTCTCGACGCGCGTTGCGGCGATATTGGGCAGGCGAAGGGCGGTGGAAAGCGAAAGGGCCGATTTGCCGGGGCCCTGATCGTCGGAGGACAGGCCGAACCAGGCCGCCTCGATGCGATCGCGCTCGATATTGGCGTCTGCCAGCGCTTCTTCGAATGCCTCGACCATCAGGTCTTCGGCGCTGCAATTCCAGCGTTCGCCGAAGCGCGTGCAGCCCATTCCGACGATAGCGACCTTGTCGCGAATACCTTCAGCCATGGTGTGTCGTTCCTTGCTTTGCGGGGGAACGGTGCGGGGCCGTCCAAGTTGCGGGCGGCACTGCCTTCCAGCAGTAGCGGCGGAATCCGCGCTGCGGGTCGATGTCCTTGATGCGGAACTGCATCGCGAGCGGAGACCCCACTGCGACCTCGCCCGGAGCGAAATCGCTGAATTCGAGCATCGTCACACCGCCGCCGTCGAAGCGGATGTTGCCGTAGATCAGGGGCGGGTTGAACGATAAGGCCAGCCAGTCTTCGGTGAAGGATTTGACCGATGCGCGCTTGTCGGCGAACGGCTCCTTCACTTGGGTTCCGGTCGACCGGCAGGATGGGTTCACGCATACCCGCGTCCGCGGGAATTGCGGTGTGTCGCATTCGGTGCAGCGTCCGCCGACAAAGCCGGTTACCGTGTCGCGATGTCGGAAGAATGCCGATTGTGCCGTGCGGTTGTCGCGCTCCGCGCGCATTCCCCAGTCCATTTCGACCAAGCCGTTGAAGGACAGGAAGCGCAGATAGTTGTCGTCTTCCACGAAATCGGCGAGCATTGCCCGTGCGCCGACCAGTGGCGCGGCGTTGCCGATGCGATCGGTGGTCCTGAACAGGATCAGCTCGGCGCCCTGGCCGTAGCCCAGCAACAGAACGAGTTCGCCGGGACCTGCATTCTGAAGCGTGAGGGTCAGCGAAAGTAGTGGCTGGGCACAACCGGTGTCGCCAGCCTTCGAGATAATCTCTTCGGGAATGGCCTGCGCCGCGATTCCGCATGCCGCAGCCATCGAACTGGCATCGCGCGGATTGAGACCCGCAGGCACGAAATGGGCGATGTCGGTCGCTTCTATCCCGGCCTTCTCGAGCAATCCCGTGACTGCCTGAGGGATGATCCGAGAAAGCCCTTCGTCGCGTGCCCAGCGTTCTTCGAGCACATAGTCGAACGACGCTCCGCTGGAGCGGTAATGATCGGTGAAATCCACCGAAGTGGCGTGGGCGCAGACGAATTCGGCCAGCAGCCCTGTTTCGCCGACCGAGAAGGCTGCCGCCGCATCGCCGTATTTGAGTTCCTGGGGGCTACCGGGTTTCGTCCGCCGCTTGTCGGCAGCGACGACGAGGCTGTCTCCCGCCCCTTCCAGGGCCAGGCGTAACGCCGTTACACCCGCTTTCAGCGAACCGCCTATATCGGCGGATGCCGCAGCATCGTCCAGGCCTGCTGCTGCGGCGATCAGCCCGGCATTCTGGCGATCGGCGAATGGCATGGTGGTCGAGGCGAAGAACAGCGATCCCGGATCGCCGGAGCCGCCAAGGCCGTCCAACGCATGACGCGTTGCCGCGACCGCCATCGTGATACTGTCTTCATCGTGAGAACAGATCGCGCGATGCCCCTTGGCCGCACCGGGCTTCGAAGGTGTGGCCCATCTGACCGCCGAGGCGATTGCCTCGCGTGGAAGTCTTCGGCGCGGCACATAGGCGCCGAATGAGGTAATCCCGCGTTGCTTCAATTCCTGCTCCTGCCGAAAGTCGGCCATCTGCCGAGTCTGGTGGCCCGATCGCGCTCTCTCCGCCCCAGGGAGGCCTGAGGATGCGCGGCTGACTTGGCGGCTAGAGGAGCTCCCGCTCAGCTTGAACTCGCATCGAACCGCATTCATCCGGGCGATGAGCCGCTCCCCATTTGCGAGTTTGAAGTGAGGATGGCCGTTCGTAGGCCAGCGCGATGTGGCCAGCGGCTTTGCATCCCGTCGGCCCGAAGCAATATCGGGAATTAGAGAATGGCGCCGTCCGAGGACAATGAACATCTGACGATGCTGCGCGACACCTTGCGCCGCTTCATCGAGAACGAAATGCCGCGTGATCGGGTCTCGCGCTGGGACAAGGAAAACCGCTTTCCACGCGACGTGCATGACAAGCTGGTCGAACTCGGCCTCACCGGCCTGACCGTACCCGAGGAATACGGAGGCTCGGGCCGCGACATTCTCGCGACGATCCTCGTGATCGAGGAGCTTTGCTCGCGAAGTATGGCGGTCGGGTGCGCCTATATCCAATCGAGTTGCTATGCCGGCCTCAACCTGTGTGAAGTGGCCAGCGACGAGCAGAAGGAGACGCTGCTGCCGAAGGTCGCGCAGGAAGGCCTGATGTTCGCTTACGGCTTCACCGAACCGGATGTCGGGGCCGATCTTGCCAGCGTCAGCACCACCGCCCGGCGCGAGGGCGACGAGTTGGTCGTCAACGGGGCAAAGCGGTTCTGTTCGGGCGCGGCGATCTCGGACTATATCTACGCACTGGTACGCACCGGTTCGCCGGAGGAGAAATACCGCAATCTCTCGCTGGTTCTCATAAGGCCCGACGCCCCGGGAGTGACGCTGACGCCGCAGGACACGCTGGGGCTCAAGGGCGGGGGCACCTTCGATGTCAGTTTCGACGATGTGCGGATTCCGGTAAGCGACGTTGTCGGAGGCGAGGAAGGCCTGGGGCTGGGGTGGCAAAAGCTTGTCGGCCCAGGCCTCGACATCGAAAAGCTGGAGGTTGCCGCGATGGCGCTCGGCATTGCCCGCGGCGCCGTGGGCGATGCCTGGGACTATGCCCAGCAGCGCGTCCAGTTCGGCAAGCCCATCTGCACCATTCAGTCGGTTCGCCATATGCTGGCCGACGTGAAGACCAAGTTCGAAGCCTGCCGTCTGATGACCTACAACGCAGCCGAACTGGTCGCCTCGGGAGAGCCTGCCGCGGCGGAAACTTCGATGGCCAAGCTCTTCGTGTGCGATACCGCCCGCGATATCGTCCTGACCTGCCAGCAAATCATGGGCGCTTACGGCTATGTCCGCGATTTCGATATGGAGCGCTACGTTCGCGACATTCTGGTCATGCCGATCCTGGGGGGCTCCTCCGCCATCCAGCGCAACAATATCGCCAATCTGCTCAAGTTGCCGCGTTAGGCACCTTCGATGGCTGCCCCGCCTTGCTTGGCACCCGATCGCCAAGCTGAGCAAAAGCGAGTTTCCGGCGAGTTGAGCGAAAGCTCTGGACCGCCAACCCTTCGCTCATTGGTTCGGCGGCGCGGGGGTGACGCATGCTCTACCCGATGGGGCCGACTAGGAGACATCATTCGCGGAGCGATGGGCGATGGGAATTATCAGCAGCAGTTTTGTCAGGAATTGCTGGTACGTAGCCGGTTTCTCGCACGATTTCCCCGCCGACCGGATCGAAAGTCGGAAGATCGCGGGCGACCCCGTGGTGTTGTATCGCCGGAGCGACGGCCATCTTGCGGCGCTGGCGGACCGGTGTGCCCACCGCCATGCACCGCTCTCGCTCGGGCGGATCGAAGGCGACGATCTACGCTGTATGTATCACGGCCTCAAATTCAGCCCGGACGGGACATGTGTCGAGATTCCCGGGCAGGACCGGATTCCTGACAGAAGCTGCGTAAGAAGCTATCCGCTTGTCGAAAAAGGCGGCTGGGTATGGATATGGATGGGCCACAGCGATGCCTGCGATCCCGGCCTTATTCCGCCCGTCTGCGATTTCGACGATCCGGAATGGGTACAGAGTTCCGGTCAGCTCGATTACGAGGCGCCTTACGAGCTGATAAACGATAATCTGCTCGACCTGTCCCATCTCGCCTTCGTCCACGCGGATTCCTTCGGGGCGACGACGGGATGGAGCGACCGCCAACCTCGCCACATGCTCCTCGATCGCGGCATTCGCGTCGAGCGCTGGATCGAGGCGGCACCCCCTATCCCGCCATTGCCGCAGCTCTCGGCGTCGGACACCGTCGATATCCGGTCATGCTATGAATTCCACATCCCGGGAATATTCCTGATGCGCACCTCGTTCCACCGGACGGGAGCGGCAAAGGCCGCGAATTGGGGCGATCCGGTCGATGAGGAACTGTTCGCCCATTATTCGTGCCAGTCGGTCACTCCGATCGATATGCGTAGGTCGCGAACGCTGTTCAGTTGGGGGCCGGGGGCGGCATTCGGGGATAGGGCGATGGCGCAGCAGATGATCGCCATGGCGGATCACGCCTTCAGGGAAGACAAGGTCATCATCGAAGCCCAATTCGCCAATCTCGACGAGGAATCGGGCGTGCCAATGCTTGCCACCCAGGCCGACAAGCCGCTCACCATCTTTCGCGGAATCATGCAGAAGGCGCGCAACCGCGAACGCGATGGTTCCGTTGCCGAGGCCGCGCAGGCTGCGGTTCCGACCGAGGTCCCGCCCATGGCACAGGCCTCGTAGCGGTGCTTGGGGCAACGACCGGCATGGCCTGTCAATCCGCAACCGCATCGGGCGATCGCCGCGCCGCCATGGCCGCGCCGGACGGCGAGGTATCCGCTCTGCTCGCGGAAGCACGGGCGCTTGCGGGATACGATGATTTCGGGGACCTCGCCTTTCTGGAACCGCTCGCAATGCTGCTGCGCTGCGTCAGGGCCGATGGCAATCTATCGCAATCCGGCGAAGTGGCATTTCGGCGCAATATTCTGCGCTGCCTGGTGAACCGCCTGTGGACCCAGCGGGACTTTTCGGCCCATCCGGAAATTTTCGAGGAAGACGTCGACGATCCCATCGTAATCATCGGCCTGCCGCGATCTGGCACGACCAAGATGCAGCGTCTCCTGTCCGCGCTTCCCGATGAGGATGTCCAGCGCACGCCCTTGTGGCGCATGCTCTATCCGGCCCCGTTCGAGGGCACGCGCGCCGATGATTCCACCCGCCGCATAGCAGCGGTGGCATCGATCGGCTTCC
This window encodes:
- a CDS encoding acetyl-CoA acetyltransferase, with the protein product MAEGIRDKVAIVGMGCTRFGERWNCSAEDLMVEAFEEALADANIERDRIEAAWFGLSSDDQGPGKSALSLSTALRLPNIAATRVENMCATGTEALRGAVYGVASGAYDVALALGVEKLKDTGYGGLPERTKGTFEDLWFPSVTAPGSFAQFASSYVEAHGIDMEQLKEAMAHVSWKSHENGAKNPKAHLRKRVDKDKILNAPMIAYPLGLFDCCGVSDGSACAIVTTPAIAEKLVGEGPMVTVKSMQLALSNGSEIGFDGWDGSYALTTRLASQRAYREAGIENPREELDLIEVHDCFSVTELVTMEDLGLSKPGEGWRDVLAGTYDADGKVPCNLDGGLKCFGHPIGATGLRMVYEIYLQLRGQAGDRQLDTPKLGLTHNLGGFPNKNVCSISVIGTC
- a CDS encoding 3-oxoacyl-[acyl-carrier-protein] synthase III C-terminal domain-containing protein, yielding MADFRQEQELKQRGITSFGAYVPRRRLPREAIASAVRWATPSKPGAAKGHRAICSHDEDSITMAVAATRHALDGLGGSGDPGSLFFASTTMPFADRQNAGLIAAAAGLDDAAASADIGGSLKAGVTALRLALEGAGDSLVVAADKRRTKPGSPQELKYGDAAAAFSVGETGLLAEFVCAHATSVDFTDHYRSSGASFDYVLEERWARDEGLSRIIPQAVTGLLEKAGIEATDIAHFVPAGLNPRDASSMAAACGIAAQAIPEEIISKAGDTGCAQPLLSLTLTLQNAGPGELVLLLGYGQGAELILFRTTDRIGNAAPLVGARAMLADFVEDDNYLRFLSFNGLVEMDWGMRAERDNRTAQSAFFRHRDTVTGFVGGRCTECDTPQFPRTRVCVNPSCRSTGTQVKEPFADKRASVKSFTEDWLALSFNPPLIYGNIRFDGGGVTMLEFSDFAPGEVAVGSPLAMQFRIKDIDPQRGFRRYCWKAVPPATWTAPHRSPAKQGTTHHG
- a CDS encoding acyl-CoA dehydrogenase family protein, with the protein product MAPSEDNEHLTMLRDTLRRFIENEMPRDRVSRWDKENRFPRDVHDKLVELGLTGLTVPEEYGGSGRDILATILVIEELCSRSMAVGCAYIQSSCYAGLNLCEVASDEQKETLLPKVAQEGLMFAYGFTEPDVGADLASVSTTARREGDELVVNGAKRFCSGAAISDYIYALVRTGSPEEKYRNLSLVLIRPDAPGVTLTPQDTLGLKGGGTFDVSFDDVRIPVSDVVGGEEGLGLGWQKLVGPGLDIEKLEVAAMALGIARGAVGDAWDYAQQRVQFGKPICTIQSVRHMLADVKTKFEACRLMTYNAAELVASGEPAAAETSMAKLFVCDTARDIVLTCQQIMGAYGYVRDFDMERYVRDILVMPILGGSSAIQRNNIANLLKLPR
- a CDS encoding aromatic ring-hydroxylating dioxygenase subunit alpha, which codes for MGIISSSFVRNCWYVAGFSHDFPADRIESRKIAGDPVVLYRRSDGHLAALADRCAHRHAPLSLGRIEGDDLRCMYHGLKFSPDGTCVEIPGQDRIPDRSCVRSYPLVEKGGWVWIWMGHSDACDPGLIPPVCDFDDPEWVQSSGQLDYEAPYELINDNLLDLSHLAFVHADSFGATTGWSDRQPRHMLLDRGIRVERWIEAAPPIPPLPQLSASDTVDIRSCYEFHIPGIFLMRTSFHRTGAAKAANWGDPVDEELFAHYSCQSVTPIDMRRSRTLFSWGPGAAFGDRAMAQQMIAMADHAFREDKVIIEAQFANLDEESGVPMLATQADKPLTIFRGIMQKARNRERDGSVAEAAQAAVPTEVPPMAQAS